The Roseovarius indicus genome has a segment encoding these proteins:
- the urtA gene encoding urea ABC transporter substrate-binding protein produces MSTKLLSATAAAALFAATLPAAAEVECPIKVGVLHSLSGTMAISETTLKDTMEMLIEQQNEKGGVLGCDLEAVVVDPASDWPLFAEKARELLTVHEVDVIFGNWTSVSRKSVLPVIEELNGLLFYPVQYEGEESSKNVFYTGAAPNQQAIPATDYFLEELGVEKFALLGTDYVYPRTTNNILESYLQSKGIAEEDIFVNYTPFGHSDWSKIVADVVALGADGKKVGVISTINGDANVGFYKELAAAGVSADDIPVVAFSVGEEELSGLDTTNLVGHLAAWNYFQSADTEANEEWVASWKARMGEDRVTNDPMEAHYIGFNMWVNAVTEAESTDVDAVRAAMYGQEFPNLTGGTAVMLPNHHLAKPVLIGEIQEDGQFDIISQTEEVPGDAWTDFLPESAVLVSDWKDLECGMYNTSTETCVQIKSNY; encoded by the coding sequence ATGTCGACAAAGCTTTTGTCCGCGACTGCCGCTGCTGCGCTGTTCGCCGCAACTCTGCCCGCGGCGGCGGAGGTGGAATGCCCGATCAAGGTCGGAGTGCTGCATTCCCTCTCAGGCACGATGGCAATTTCGGAGACCACTCTGAAAGATACGATGGAAATGCTGATTGAACAGCAGAACGAGAAGGGCGGCGTGCTTGGCTGCGATCTCGAAGCCGTCGTCGTCGACCCGGCGTCCGACTGGCCGCTCTTCGCCGAGAAGGCGCGCGAACTGCTGACCGTGCACGAGGTCGATGTGATCTTCGGCAACTGGACCAGCGTCAGCCGCAAGTCGGTTCTGCCGGTTATTGAGGAACTGAACGGCCTGCTGTTCTATCCGGTTCAGTACGAAGGCGAGGAAAGCTCGAAAAACGTCTTCTACACCGGTGCCGCGCCGAACCAGCAGGCCATTCCGGCAACCGACTATTTCCTCGAGGAGCTGGGCGTCGAGAAATTCGCGCTTCTGGGCACCGACTACGTCTACCCGCGTACGACCAACAATATCCTTGAAAGCTATCTGCAGTCGAAAGGCATCGCCGAGGAAGATATCTTCGTCAACTACACGCCCTTCGGCCACTCGGACTGGTCCAAGATCGTGGCCGACGTCGTGGCGCTGGGCGCCGACGGCAAGAAGGTTGGCGTGATTTCCACGATCAACGGCGACGCCAACGTGGGCTTCTACAAGGAACTCGCAGCCGCCGGCGTTTCGGCCGATGACATTCCTGTCGTCGCCTTCTCGGTTGGCGAGGAGGAACTGTCCGGTCTCGACACCACGAACCTCGTCGGTCACCTCGCGGCATGGAACTACTTCCAGTCCGCCGATACCGAGGCGAACGAGGAATGGGTCGCATCGTGGAAAGCCCGCATGGGTGAAGACCGCGTCACCAACGACCCGATGGAGGCCCACTATATCGGCTTCAACATGTGGGTGAACGCGGTGACCGAGGCGGAAAGCACCGATGTCGATGCCGTGCGCGCCGCAATGTATGGGCAGGAATTCCCGAACCTGACCGGCGGAACTGCCGTCATGCTGCCGAACCACCACCTGGCCAAACCGGTTCTGATCGGGGAAATCCAGGAAGATGGCCAGTTCGACATCATCAGCCAGACCGAGGAAGTGCCGGGCGACGCCTGGACAGACTTCCTGCCGGAGTCGGCTGTTCTGGTCTCGGACTGGAAGGATCTCGAATGCGGGATGTACAACACCTCGACCGAGACCTGCGTGCAGATCAAGTCGAACTACTGA
- the urtB gene encoding urea ABC transporter permease subunit UrtB, which produces MLNWLRLSLMLICLAMPAGAQDAEAPIQQVLQEHADIIAKSSRRTIGPAIDALANSGLSEARLVLAKWQNKEMWQNEETGLFVFAEEIDRDTLRVFDFADGAEIGEVPDDDYDQLKPNSGIRGMIGAALVQFQLTDPDADMRRQALDAIERDAEASHLAALRKALDAEDNATIAARMDRLERLLAIRFEEDEATRIAAIESFNGDLGVDVRATLNPLLVTRLETAADLPDSPDVARELKPGSEALSLEAAYDLLVSEGIAKPRISRADKRAALVANIEDGSVAGVQVATLDSESARDMAYAALAETGVVEPVAAESEIDAALSSQVFFERYVGAPPEIALAAASVLQSIENKVALNQAFDLGLDALSLASIYFLAAIGLAITFGVMGVINMAHGEFIMMGAYTGYVVQQIVPDYTVSIILALPLAFAITFGAGVAMERLVIRWLYHRPLETLLATFGISIALQQIAKNIFGTQARPLTSPDWLDGSLVFNDIVAISYIRIAIFVLALLFLAMFLLVMNRTRLGLEVRAVTQNPRMAASMGINPDRINMLTFGFGSGIAGIAGVAIGLYAKVTSEMGADYIVQSFMTVVVGGVGNIWGTLLGATLVGSVQKGIEWLNPSNTLAAQTYMILFIILFIQFRPRGIIALKGRAAEA; this is translated from the coding sequence ATGCTCAACTGGCTTCGACTCTCGCTGATGCTGATTTGCCTTGCCATGCCCGCCGGCGCACAGGACGCCGAGGCGCCGATTCAGCAAGTGCTGCAGGAACATGCCGACATCATCGCGAAAAGCTCGCGCCGCACGATCGGGCCGGCCATCGATGCGCTTGCCAACAGCGGCCTGTCCGAGGCCCGGCTGGTTCTGGCGAAATGGCAGAACAAGGAGATGTGGCAGAACGAGGAAACCGGCCTTTTTGTCTTTGCGGAAGAAATCGACCGCGACACGCTGCGCGTTTTTGATTTCGCAGACGGCGCGGAGATCGGCGAAGTTCCCGATGACGACTACGACCAGCTGAAACCCAACTCCGGTATCCGTGGCATGATCGGTGCGGCGCTGGTTCAGTTCCAGCTGACGGATCCGGATGCCGACATGCGCCGGCAGGCTCTCGACGCGATCGAGCGTGATGCGGAAGCCAGTCACCTTGCCGCGCTGCGAAAGGCGCTCGACGCGGAAGATAACGCTACGATTGCTGCCCGCATGGACCGGTTGGAGCGGCTGCTGGCAATTCGTTTCGAGGAAGACGAGGCCACGCGGATTGCGGCTATCGAAAGCTTCAACGGGGATCTCGGCGTCGACGTGCGCGCGACCTTGAACCCGCTTTTGGTAACGCGGCTGGAAACAGCGGCCGACCTGCCCGATAGCCCTGATGTCGCCCGCGAACTCAAGCCTGGCAGCGAGGCGCTTTCTCTCGAGGCTGCTTATGACCTGTTGGTTTCGGAAGGCATAGCCAAGCCCCGCATCAGTCGTGCCGACAAGCGCGCAGCCCTTGTCGCCAACATCGAGGACGGGTCTGTCGCAGGTGTTCAGGTGGCCACGTTGGACAGTGAATCCGCCCGTGACATGGCGTATGCAGCACTCGCGGAAACGGGCGTGGTCGAACCGGTCGCCGCCGAGTCGGAAATCGACGCGGCGCTTTCCTCACAGGTCTTTTTCGAACGCTACGTAGGTGCGCCGCCGGAGATTGCGCTTGCCGCCGCGTCGGTTCTCCAGAGCATCGAGAACAAGGTCGCCTTGAACCAGGCCTTCGATCTCGGTCTCGACGCACTGTCGCTTGCCTCGATCTACTTCCTTGCCGCGATCGGTCTTGCCATCACGTTCGGCGTAATGGGCGTGATCAACATGGCACATGGCGAATTCATCATGATGGGCGCCTACACGGGCTACGTCGTCCAACAGATTGTACCTGACTATACCGTGTCGATCATACTCGCGTTGCCACTGGCCTTTGCCATCACCTTCGGCGCGGGTGTGGCAATGGAGCGCCTAGTCATCCGTTGGCTGTATCACCGCCCGCTTGAAACGCTGCTGGCCACGTTTGGCATATCCATCGCGCTGCAGCAGATTGCAAAGAACATCTTCGGCACCCAGGCCCGTCCGTTGACATCGCCCGACTGGCTCGACGGGTCGCTTGTATTCAACGACATCGTCGCCATCAGCTATATCCGCATCGCGATCTTCGTACTCGCGCTTCTTTTCCTGGCCATGTTCCTCTTGGTGATGAACCGCACCCGTCTTGGGCTTGAGGTTCGGGCGGTCACGCAAAACCCGCGCATGGCGGCCTCGATGGGGATCAACCCTGACCGGATCAACATGCTGACCTTCGGCTTCGGGTCGGGCATCGCCGGCATCGCGGGGGTGGCCATTGGGCTCTATGCCAAGGTGACATCGGAAATGGGCGCCGACTACATCGTTCAATCCTTCATGACCGTCGTCGTGGGCGGGGTCGGGAATATCTGGGGTACGCTTCTCGGCGCGACGCTGGTTGGTTCGGTACAAAAAGGCATCGAGTGGTTAAACCCGTCGAACACGCTGGCGGCGCAGACCTACATGATCCTCTTCATCATCCTCTTCATCCAATTCCGGCCACGAGGCATCATCGCCCTCAAGGGTCGCGCGGCGGAGGCGTGA
- the urtC gene encoding urea ABC transporter permease subunit UrtC, which yields MSESSLSAGRIRTPLALRFPSVLVFLAVLGLFTLGVTVLSEGFGIGAISTSFVKTLGKTLCLCLVALAMDLVWGYCGILSLGHMAFFGLGGYAIGMWLMYERTRLIVVDSLAAAELPPTAQEISDGIATQIFGVVGASEFPPVWSFAHSLPMQLAFVVLVPGLLALVFGWLAFRSRVTGVYLSILTQAMTLALSLYLFQNDSGLRGNNGLSGLQNLPGLDAVPQATVSVWFFWGSAFALGAGYVLCAWIVSGKFGSVIRAIRDDEARVRFLGYPVETFKLFIFTLTAIIAGITGALYYPQAGIINPTEIAPIASIYLAVWVAIGGRGRLYGAVIGAAFVSLLSTWFTGGQAPDVNLGFYRIQWVDWWTVLLGLSFVLVTLFAPKGIGGLVDIIVDRTTPNRHGADLGPDPGALREKEAEK from the coding sequence ATGAGTGAATCCAGCCTGTCCGCCGGCCGTATCCGCACGCCCCTCGCGCTGAGGTTCCCCTCTGTGCTGGTTTTTCTCGCGGTGCTGGGCCTGTTCACCCTAGGCGTGACCGTACTATCCGAGGGCTTCGGCATAGGCGCGATCTCAACCAGCTTCGTCAAGACCCTTGGCAAGACACTCTGTCTCTGCCTCGTAGCGCTGGCGATGGACCTTGTCTGGGGCTATTGCGGGATCCTCTCGTTGGGGCACATGGCCTTCTTCGGGCTCGGCGGCTACGCCATCGGCATGTGGCTGATGTACGAGCGCACGCGCCTGATCGTGGTCGACAGCCTTGCCGCGGCCGAACTGCCGCCGACGGCGCAGGAAATCTCCGACGGCATCGCCACCCAGATTTTCGGCGTGGTCGGCGCCTCGGAATTCCCGCCGGTCTGGAGCTTTGCCCATTCCCTGCCAATGCAACTTGCCTTTGTCGTTCTCGTCCCTGGGCTTCTGGCGCTGGTCTTCGGCTGGCTTGCCTTCCGCAGCCGGGTGACCGGCGTCTACCTTTCGATCCTGACGCAGGCGATGACGCTGGCCTTGTCGCTCTACCTCTTCCAGAACGACAGCGGGCTGCGTGGAAACAACGGCCTTTCGGGACTTCAGAACCTGCCCGGGCTTGATGCGGTGCCGCAGGCGACCGTGTCGGTCTGGTTCTTCTGGGGGTCGGCCTTTGCCCTTGGCGCGGGGTATGTGCTTTGCGCGTGGATCGTCTCGGGCAAGTTCGGTTCGGTCATCCGCGCGATCCGGGATGACGAGGCGCGTGTGCGCTTCCTCGGTTACCCGGTGGAGACGTTCAAGCTTTTCATCTTTACGCTCACGGCCATCATCGCCGGCATTACGGGCGCGCTTTACTATCCGCAGGCCGGGATCATCAATCCGACCGAAATCGCGCCCATAGCATCGATCTATCTGGCCGTCTGGGTTGCGATCGGCGGGCGCGGTCGTCTTTACGGAGCGGTCATCGGCGCGGCCTTCGTGTCTCTTCTGTCGACATGGTTCACGGGCGGGCAGGCGCCCGACGTCAACCTTGGCTTCTACCGTATCCAGTGGGTCGATTGGTGGACGGTTCTTCTGGGCCTGTCATTCGTCTTGGTCACACTTTTTGCGCCGAAGGGAATTGGCGGGCTGGTCGATATCATCGTCGACCGCACAACACCGAACCGCCACGGTGCCGACCTTGGCCCCGATCCCGGGGCATTGCGGGAAAAGGAGGCTGAGAAATGA
- the urtD gene encoding urea ABC transporter ATP-binding protein UrtD has product MSTLLEVSGVSVSFDGFKAINNLSFQIAERELRAVIGPNGAGKTTFMDIITGKTRPDEGRVTYGDKGASLLSMSESRIAQAGVGRKFQRPTVFEDQSVADNLMMALKKARGPFSVLAFRPDEEDHAKIAKLAEEIGLSGALHRKSGELSHGQKQWLEIGMLLAQEPRLLLVDEPAAGMTPTEREHTTDILREAARTRAVVVVEHDMEFVRRLNCKVTVLHEGSVLAEGSIDYVTKNEKVIDVYLGR; this is encoded by the coding sequence ATGAGCACTCTCCTCGAGGTCTCAGGCGTCTCCGTTTCCTTTGACGGGTTCAAGGCCATCAACAATCTTTCCTTCCAGATTGCAGAACGGGAATTGCGCGCGGTGATTGGCCCCAACGGTGCGGGAAAGACCACCTTCATGGATATCATCACCGGCAAGACCAGACCCGACGAAGGGCGTGTCACCTATGGCGACAAGGGCGCCTCGCTCCTGTCGATGAGCGAAAGCCGCATCGCCCAGGCCGGGGTCGGTCGCAAGTTTCAGCGACCGACGGTCTTCGAGGATCAGTCGGTCGCCGACAACCTGATGATGGCACTGAAGAAAGCAAGGGGGCCCTTCAGTGTTCTGGCCTTCCGTCCCGACGAAGAGGATCACGCCAAGATCGCCAAACTCGCCGAGGAAATCGGCCTTTCCGGGGCGCTTCACCGCAAATCGGGCGAATTGAGCCACGGCCAGAAGCAGTGGCTGGAAATCGGCATGCTGCTTGCGCAGGAACCACGCCTTCTGCTGGTGGACGAGCCCGCTGCCGGGATGACGCCCACCGAACGGGAACACACCACGGATATCTTGCGCGAGGCCGCAAGGACGCGGGCGGTGGTGGTTGTTGAACACGACATGGAATTTGTCCGCCGGCTGAATTGCAAGGTCACGGTTCTGCACGAGGGCTCGGTTCTTGCAGAAGGCTCCATCGACTATGTGACCAAGAACGAAAAGGTAATCGATGTCTATCTCGGGCGATGA
- the urtE gene encoding urea ABC transporter ATP-binding subunit UrtE, whose product MSISGDEILKTQGLTLHYGGSQILNGIDMVARRGEVTCVMGTNGVGKTSLLKAISGTHGFSGGSYMLDGEPVQRSTAHALARKGVGYVPQGRDIFPLLTVRENLETGFACLPRSEHHIPDEVFELFPILKDFLGRRGGDLSGGQQQQLAIARAMIAKPKLLLLDEPTEGIQPNIIQQIGRVIAHLREQAEMAIVLVEQYFSFAYDLGDAFYVLERGAVRLSGRKDTLGREDLLKSVSV is encoded by the coding sequence ATGTCTATCTCGGGCGATGAAATCCTGAAGACGCAAGGCCTGACGCTGCATTACGGCGGCAGCCAGATCCTCAACGGTATCGACATGGTCGCACGACGGGGTGAGGTGACCTGCGTGATGGGTACGAATGGCGTGGGCAAGACCAGCCTGCTCAAGGCGATCTCGGGTACGCATGGCTTTTCCGGTGGCAGCTACATGCTGGACGGTGAGCCGGTTCAGCGCTCGACGGCGCATGCGCTGGCCCGGAAAGGCGTTGGCTATGTCCCGCAGGGCCGGGATATCTTTCCTCTGCTGACAGTGCGCGAGAATCTCGAAACCGGCTTCGCCTGCCTGCCGCGTTCGGAACACCATATTCCCGACGAGGTGTTCGAACTCTTCCCGATCCTCAAGGACTTCCTTGGCAGGCGGGGCGGAGACCTTTCGGGCGGACAACAACAGCAGTTGGCCATTGCCAGGGCCATGATTGCCAAGCCGAAACTCCTGTTACTGGACGAACCGACCGAAGGCATCCAGCCGAACATCATCCAACAGATCGGCCGCGTCATTGCGCATTTGCGCGAGCAGGCGGAGATGGCCATCGTCCTTGTCGAACAGTATTTCAGCTTTGCCTACGACCTTGGTGATGCGTTCTATGTGCTCGAACGTGGCGCAGTTCGGTTGAGCGGGCGGAAAGATACGCTCGGTCGCGAAGACCTGTTGAAAAGCGTTTCGGTCTAG
- a CDS encoding DeoR/GlpR family DNA-binding transcription regulator, whose amino-acid sequence MSQTFRHPDILEIARREGKVVVEDLAERFGVTVQTIRRDLTELADAGKLERVHGGAVLPSGVSNIGYEDRRGLNEDAKQRIAQVCATEIPDNASVFLNIGTSTEAVARELRHHHNLMAITNNMNVANILAGNSDCEIIVAGGVLRRSDGGLVGNLTTATIEQFKFDFAVIGCSALDGDGDLLDFDFQEVKVSQTIIRQARKTFLVADHSKFQRHAPALIASLRDIDAFYTDIAISPKLVAKCREWDTKVVVCA is encoded by the coding sequence ATGTCTCAGACTTTCCGGCATCCGGATATCCTCGAGATTGCACGGCGCGAAGGGAAGGTCGTGGTCGAGGATCTGGCCGAGCGCTTTGGCGTGACCGTGCAGACCATCCGGCGGGATCTGACCGAGCTGGCCGATGCGGGCAAGCTGGAGCGGGTACATGGCGGCGCTGTCCTGCCTTCGGGCGTTTCCAATATCGGGTATGAGGACAGGCGCGGCCTGAACGAGGACGCGAAACAGCGCATCGCACAGGTTTGCGCGACTGAGATACCTGACAATGCCTCGGTCTTTCTCAATATCGGGACATCGACAGAGGCCGTGGCACGGGAGCTGCGTCACCATCACAACCTGATGGCCATCACCAACAACATGAACGTTGCGAACATCCTTGCCGGTAATTCCGACTGCGAAATCATCGTTGCCGGCGGTGTCCTGCGCCGCTCGGATGGCGGGCTCGTTGGCAACCTCACCACTGCGACGATCGAGCAGTTCAAGTTCGACTTCGCGGTGATCGGGTGTTCCGCGCTCGATGGCGACGGCGACCTGCTCGATTTCGATTTCCAGGAGGTGAAGGTCAGCCAGACGATCATCCGGCAGGCCCGCAAGACATTCCTCGTCGCGGATCACTCCAAGTTCCAACGCCATGCGCCGGCACTGATTGCTTCGCTGAGGGATATCGACGCATTCTACACCGACATCGCGATCAGCCCCAAGCTTGTCGCGAAATGCCGGGAATGGGATACCAAGGTCGTCGTTTGCGCCTAG
- the glpD gene encoding glycerol-3-phosphate dehydrogenase encodes MESAPHHADVRDLFVIGGGINGCGIARDAAGRGLSVTLAEMNDLASATSSASTKLFHGGLRYLEFFEFRLVREALVERETLLRAMPHISWPLRFVLPWHKDMRFESGTPTSKVLETLMPWMKGRRPAWLIRLGLFLYDTMGGRKILPGTTRLSLDATPEGAPLKQKFRRAYEYSDCWVEDSRLVVLNARDAAQMGAEILTRTKVVEARREGEFWAITLEDTVSGQQTTKHARALVNAGGPWVGKVIQEVASIDCTEGVRLVRGSHIVTRKLYDHDKCYFFQGKDGRIIFAIPYETDFTLIGTTDADHSDPSEKPVCTPEEQAYLCDFASEYFERPVTRDDIVWTYSGVRPLHDDGAKSATAATRDYVLKVDDQGAPLLNVFGGKITTYRRLAESAMEQLSPFFPALMGAWTAGAPLPGGDFKVGEVEQIVAGLRASYPFLSEFWARRLVRGYGTEARDILGDAATADDLGRDFGATLTEREVRWLMDKEYAREADDVVWRRSKLGLRMTDGEVAALGEWMNDARPANNAAEAAE; translated from the coding sequence TTGGAATCAGCGCCGCATCATGCTGACGTGCGTGATCTTTTCGTCATCGGCGGGGGGATCAACGGATGCGGCATCGCGCGCGACGCGGCGGGTCGGGGGCTTTCGGTCACGCTGGCCGAGATGAACGATCTGGCCTCCGCAACCTCTTCCGCGTCCACCAAGCTCTTTCATGGTGGCTTGCGCTATCTGGAGTTTTTCGAATTCCGCCTCGTCCGCGAAGCACTCGTCGAACGCGAGACGCTCCTGCGGGCCATGCCGCATATCAGTTGGCCGCTTCGCTTCGTGCTCCCATGGCACAAGGACATGCGGTTCGAAAGCGGCACGCCGACCTCGAAGGTCCTTGAAACGCTCATGCCGTGGATGAAGGGGCGTCGGCCCGCGTGGCTGATCCGACTTGGGCTTTTCCTGTACGACACCATGGGCGGCCGGAAAATCCTGCCCGGCACGACGCGGCTGAGCCTCGACGCCACACCAGAAGGCGCGCCACTCAAGCAGAAGTTCAGGCGTGCTTACGAGTATTCGGATTGCTGGGTAGAGGATTCCCGCCTCGTCGTCCTCAACGCGCGCGACGCAGCGCAGATGGGGGCAGAAATCCTGACGCGTACCAAGGTGGTCGAGGCGCGGCGCGAGGGTGAGTTCTGGGCTATCACGCTTGAGGACACCGTCAGCGGCCAGCAAACGACCAAGCATGCCCGTGCGCTCGTAAACGCCGGCGGGCCATGGGTGGGCAAAGTGATCCAGGAGGTCGCCTCGATCGACTGCACCGAAGGTGTTCGGCTGGTACGTGGCAGTCACATCGTGACCCGCAAGCTTTATGATCACGACAAGTGCTATTTCTTCCAGGGCAAGGATGGGCGGATCATCTTCGCCATTCCGTACGAGACGGATTTCACCCTCATCGGGACGACGGATGCCGACCATAGCGACCCGTCGGAGAAGCCGGTCTGCACGCCGGAAGAGCAGGCCTATCTATGCGACTTCGCGTCGGAGTATTTCGAGCGGCCGGTGACGCGTGATGATATCGTCTGGACCTATTCCGGCGTGCGTCCACTGCATGACGACGGGGCAAAATCGGCCACCGCTGCCACGCGGGATTACGTTCTGAAAGTCGATGACCAGGGCGCGCCGCTGCTCAATGTCTTCGGTGGAAAGATCACGACCTATCGGCGGCTTGCCGAAAGCGCGATGGAGCAGCTATCACCCTTTTTCCCGGCTCTCATGGGGGCCTGGACGGCTGGCGCACCCTTGCCCGGTGGAGATTTCAAAGTGGGCGAGGTCGAGCAGATCGTGGCCGGCCTTCGTGCTTCTTACCCATTCCTGTCGGAATTCTGGGCAAGGCGGCTGGTGCGCGGATACGGCACCGAAGCCCGCGACATTCTCGGAGATGCCGCGACTGCCGATGACCTAGGGCGCGATTTCGGAGCCACGCTCACGGAACGCGAGGTGCGCTGGCTCATGGACAAGGAATATGCGCGAGAGGCCGATGATGTCGTGTGGCGTCGATCCAAGCTTGGGCTTCGCATGACCGACGGGGAGGTGGCCGCCCTTGGTGAATGGATGAATGACGCCCGGCCCGCCAACAATGCTGCGGAAGCGGCGGAATGA
- a CDS encoding ABC transporter ATP-binding protein encodes MTLVLENVSKQVEGQVHIHPTDLTLEKGTMNVLLGPTLAGKTSLMRLMAGLDAPWTGRILWDGEDVTGKRVQDRGVAMVYQQFINYPSMTVYENIASPLRLKRMPESEIDAAVRKTADLMKLGPMLERKPLELSGGQQQRCALARALVKNAGLVLLDEPLANLDYKLREELRQEIPKIFEESGSIFVYATTEPEEALLLGGNTATLWEGRVTQFGPTPDVYRQPVDRETARVFSDPPMNFLQISKTGGRIMFGEGQSASATGKLAQLEDGRYVAGFRPNHLEIKKHAAEALEFSTRLEVTEITGSETFIHLDHHGERWVGLIHGVHDIAPGEGLAVYLDPRHVYVFSEGGKLVAPAAYAQAA; translated from the coding sequence ATGACCCTGGTTCTGGAAAACGTGTCGAAGCAAGTCGAGGGGCAGGTGCATATCCACCCCACCGACCTGACGCTTGAGAAGGGAACGATGAACGTCCTTCTCGGGCCGACACTGGCGGGGAAGACTTCCTTGATGCGGCTGATGGCCGGGCTCGACGCGCCATGGACGGGGCGTATCCTGTGGGATGGTGAGGACGTGACTGGCAAACGCGTGCAGGATCGCGGTGTCGCAATGGTGTACCAGCAGTTCATCAACTACCCGTCGATGACGGTTTACGAGAACATTGCCTCGCCCCTGCGGCTGAAGCGGATGCCGGAGAGCGAGATCGATGCGGCCGTCAGGAAGACGGCGGACCTGATGAAGCTGGGGCCGATGCTTGAGCGCAAGCCGCTGGAGTTGTCGGGCGGGCAGCAGCAGCGCTGTGCGCTGGCGCGGGCGCTGGTGAAAAACGCGGGGCTGGTGTTGCTGGACGAGCCGTTGGCGAACCTCGACTACAAGCTGCGCGAGGAGTTGCGGCAGGAGATCCCGAAGATCTTCGAGGAGTCGGGGTCGATTTTCGTCTACGCGACGACCGAACCCGAGGAAGCGTTGCTTCTTGGTGGCAACACCGCGACGCTGTGGGAAGGCCGCGTCACGCAATTTGGCCCGACGCCGGATGTATATCGTCAACCCGTCGACAGGGAAACGGCGCGGGTCTTCTCGGATCCGCCGATGAACTTTTTGCAGATATCCAAGACTGGTGGGCGGATCATGTTCGGCGAAGGGCAATCGGCCAGTGCGACCGGAAAGCTGGCTCAACTCGAGGATGGCCGTTACGTGGCCGGGTTCCGCCCGAACCACCTTGAAATCAAGAAACACGCTGCAGAAGCGCTGGAGTTTTCGACGCGGCTTGAGGTGACCGAGATCACCGGGTCGGAGACGTTCATCCATCTCGACCATCATGGCGAGCGGTGGGTCGGGCTGATCCACGGGGTGCATGACATCGCGCCGGGCGAGGGGCTGGCCGTCTATCTCGACCCGCGGCATGTGTACGTGTTCAGCGAGGGCGGCAAGCTTGTCGCGCCCGCGGCCTATGCGCAGGCCGCGTGA
- a CDS encoding ABC transporter ATP-binding protein, which translates to MAKITLDNLAHSYLPQPGGPDDYALKELNHDWNDGEAYALLGASGCGKSTLLNIISGLLEPSQGRILFDDKDVTHAPTAERNIAQVFQFPVVYDTMTVRENLAFPLKNRGAEASYVAARVQEIAGMIGMEDTLDRKAQGLTADAKQKISLGRGMVREDVNALLFDEPLTVIDPHMKWELRTQLKQLHQQFGHTMIYVTHDQTEALTFADKVVVMHDGRVIQIGTPEELFETPEHTFVGYFIGSPGMNVLPAKVEGNRAYINGTEIELARAYGTPEGEVALGVRPEYVRLSDSGGLPVKIRRVEDVGRHKIVRAECFGTEINVIAGESTEIGPDMTRIEFEPQGVNVYADDWRVKPQDSQGRAA; encoded by the coding sequence ATGGCAAAGATCACGCTCGACAACCTCGCCCATTCCTACCTGCCCCAGCCGGGCGGGCCGGATGACTATGCGCTGAAGGAGTTGAACCACGACTGGAACGACGGGGAGGCCTATGCGCTTCTTGGCGCGTCGGGGTGCGGGAAGTCGACCCTGCTCAACATCATCTCCGGCCTGCTGGAGCCGAGCCAGGGGCGCATCCTGTTCGACGACAAGGACGTGACCCATGCGCCGACGGCCGAGCGTAACATCGCGCAGGTGTTCCAGTTTCCGGTGGTCTACGACACGATGACGGTGCGCGAGAACCTTGCCTTTCCGCTGAAAAACCGTGGCGCCGAGGCAAGTTACGTGGCCGCCCGCGTGCAGGAAATCGCCGGGATGATCGGCATGGAGGACACGCTTGACCGCAAGGCGCAGGGGCTGACGGCGGATGCCAAGCAGAAGATCAGCCTTGGCCGCGGGATGGTGCGGGAAGACGTAAACGCGCTTCTTTTCGACGAGCCGCTGACCGTGATCGACCCGCATATGAAATGGGAGCTGCGCACGCAGCTCAAGCAGCTTCACCAGCAGTTCGGGCACACGATGATCTACGTGACGCACGACCAGACCGAGGCGCTGACCTTCGCCGACAAGGTGGTGGTGATGCATGACGGAAGGGTGATCCAGATCGGAACGCCCGAGGAATTGTTCGAAACGCCCGAGCACACCTTCGTGGGCTATTTCATCGGCTCGCCGGGGATGAACGTGCTGCCCGCCAAGGTCGAGGGCAACCGGGCCTATATCAACGGCACCGAGATCGAGCTGGCGCGGGCCTATGGCACGCCCGAGGGCGAGGTGGCGCTGGGCGTGCGGCCGGAATACGTGCGCCTGTCCGACAGTGGCGGGCTGCCCGTGAAAATTCGCCGGGTCGAGGATGTGGGCCGGCACAAGATCGTGCGGGCCGAGTGTTTCGGCACGGAGATCAACGTCATCGCCGGGGAAAGCACCGAGATCGGGCCGGACATGACCCGGATCGAGTTCGAGCCGCAGGGCGTGAACGTCTATGCCGACGACTGGCGCGTGAAGCCGCAGGACAGCCAGGGAAGGGCCGCGTGA